The Amblyomma americanum isolate KBUSLIRL-KWMA chromosome 6, ASM5285725v1, whole genome shotgun sequence genome has a window encoding:
- the LOC144095322 gene encoding uncharacterized protein LOC144095322, whose protein sequence is ELCDGNASSYISHKEVCSTSLGSSCSPGFSDKSTGPACKEPFFAGFRSLQHDENAFHALTAINVSLFALLLSILPPAPRKLSALSIENKILLFLIKLKHGLPFSVLAVLFGVHKTTASRIFKGLLVNIHAATRKWLYWPSQRAVLATLPPCFKVHYPKCRVVIDSTELETEVPPGIEKQNLWYSDYKGRHTIKYLVGIAPNGLITFLSKGFGGRTSDTTLTVESGFLSLLEPGDLVLAVKGFPGIKTGVGSQDATLVMPPFATSPHFTESEVDATYETASVRIHVEGVIQRLKIFDIITRRIPHELTGYADEILHVLAVLTNLKAPIFSKPPK, encoded by the coding sequence GAGTTGTGCGATGGAAATGCTTCATCCTACATAAGTCACAAAGAAGTGTGCAGCACAAGCTTGGGCAGCTCATGCAGTCCAGGCTTTTCGGACAAAAGCACTGGACCAGCGTGCAAAGAGCCTTTCTTCGCGGGGTTCAGATCTCTTCAACACGATGAAAACGCCTTTCATGCGCTGACAGCGATTAATGTTTCATTATTTGCTCTGCTTTTAAGCATACTGCCACCTGCTCCAAGAAAGTTGAGTGCGTTGTCCATTGAGAACAAGATTCTGTTATTTCTGATCAAACTGAAACATGGGCTGCCAttttctgttctcgctgttcTCTTTGGCGTCCACAAAACAACGGCCTCTCGCATCTTCAAGGGTCTACTTGTAAACATCCATGCTGCAACAAGGAAATGGTTATACTGGCCATCACAAAGAGCCGTTCTGGCCACATTACCTCCATGCTTCAAAGTACACTATCCAAAATGCAGAGTTGTTATAGATAGCACTGAACTTGAAACTGAAGTGCCTCCAGgaattgaaaaacaaaacctgTGGTATTCAGACTACAAAGGAAGGCACACCATCAAGTACCTTGTTGGAATAGCTCCGAACGGCCTTATAACTTTTCTTTCAAAGGGGTTTGGAGGTAGAACTAGTGATACTACGCTAACAGTTGAATCAGGTTTTTTGTCTCTTCTTGAACCAGGAGATCTCGTCTTAGCCGTTAAAGGATTTCCAGGCATAAAAACAGGTGTTGGCTCGCAGGATGCAACGTTGGTGATGCCACCTTTTGCTACCAGTCCACATTTCACGGAGTCTGAGGTGGATGCCACATATGAAACTGCCTCCGTGCGCATTCATGTGGAAGGAGTAATTCAGAGGCTGAAAATTTTTGATATCATTACACGCAGGATACCACATGAGCTGACTGGTTATGCTGATGAGATTCTTCATGTACTAGCAGTGCTAACAAACCTGAAGGCGCCCATTTTTTCCAAGCCACCGAAATAA
- the LOC144093672 gene encoding uncharacterized protein LOC144093672, with product MPKCNTNCCVVGCNSTYTNSPGTKFYRFPSRPYEIERRHRWIALVRRQNDDGSNWRPAVHSRICSKHFFAGVKSNEEGHPAYHPSIFPAAYKATSGPLSSDRYTRKRKRQNQKMQEERQISSYDSQQTGCVSSPEPQISDCPLYSDNVVASVGGQSADDAHRVDASTMTEDGNVTFSVNFTFM from the exons ATGCCGAAATGCAACACGAATTGCTGCGTCGTGGGCTGCAACAGCACGTACACCAACTCACCAGGAACGAAGTTTTATAGGTTTCCGAGCCGACCGTATGAAATAGAACGGCGTCACCGCTGGATCGCGCTCGTCCGACGGCAGAA CGATGACGGCAGCAACTGGAGACCGGCAGTGCATAGCAGGATATGCAGCAAGCATTTCTTCGCTGGTGTGAAATCTAATGAAGAAGGCCACCCTGCTTACCACCCGTCGATATTTCCCGCTGCATATAAAGCGACGAGTGGGCCTCTGTCAAGCGACCGCTATACGAG aaAAAGAAAGCGCCAGAATCAAAAGATGCAGGAGGAGCGACAGATATCCAGTTATGACAGTCAACAAACAGGGTGTGTCTCAAGCCCCGAACCACAGATTTCAGACTGCCCGCTTTACAGTGACAACGTAGTGGCCTCCGTCGGCGGCCAGTCTGCAGATGACGCACATCGTGTGGAT GCCTCAACAATGACTGAAGACGGCAATGTTACTTTCAGCGTGAACTTCACATTTATGTGA